From Balneola sp. MJW-20:
TCCAGGAAACAACGTGCGGTAGCTTCCACATCAGCAGCCGCGTCATGAGCATCTTCAAAATTTTCATCAAAAAGGGCCAGGTGCAGTTCAGAAAGTGTGGGCCACTTATATCCGCCCCGGCCGTTCTCTATCTTTGTGAATCTTGACCCGTCATCCTTGGTATCAATTTTCGCTTTGTCTATGATCGCTGAAGGCATTTTTTTCCGGAGATACTCGGCACCCATGATTTTTTCATCAAAAGACACATTGTGCCCGATGAGAAAATGAGCCTTATCCATGGTTTTTTTAAAGATCTCCAGGATTTCAACCAAATCATCTCCTTCTTTCTGAGCTCTTTCCGTAGAAATTCCATGCACTTTTTCCGAATTGTACGGAATAGTGAAACCTTCCGGTTTTATAATATGATTTCCACTCTCAAGGAGTTTACCTGTGTGATCATGAAGCTGCCAGGCAAGCTGAACAAGTCTGGGCCAGTTTTCCAGGTCTGTGATGGGGGCTGAAAAATCCTGCGGCAGACCTGTGGTTTCAGTGTCAAAGATCAGGTACATAAACCTATTCGTCTTGATATAAAATCCTCATTTTTCCTAAATATACTATAGATATGGAAGCAGTTCTATTGCAGAATCCAACTAATTTCAATAGCGAACAGAAAAGGGGCCGAGATCGCTATCTGAATGTATTTCTTGCCGGTCAATTTTTTTTACATAGGAAGCAGGAGGACCTTCGTGAAGCTGATCAATAAATTGCCGGATCGCATTTTCATCCCCTTGTGCCTGAACCTCGACCCTGCCATCATTCAGATTACGGACCCAGCCTTTTATTCCCAGCGACCGGGCTTTCCTTCTCGTAAAGTTTCGAAAACCAACTCCCTGGACTCTACCGTCAATAATAAGCTGTATAGAAGTAATACCGGTCATTTTTTGTAAATCAAATGGAAAAAGACAGTTCGATACAATAATTTAGATCCCAAATTGTTGACGTAATTGCAACCAGACTAATACCTACAACACGTCTATACCATGAAAAAATTCAAACTGTTACTTTTATTTCTATTAACTCCATTATTTGTAGCTGCCCAGATCTCTTCAGAAGATGCTGAGGAACTCAACTCCCGCTGGCAGCTGCTTCAGTCTTCTTCACTTAATACGGCCCAATTAACTTTCCAGCATACCAACGTACGTGGAACTCCATACCTTTTTGATGATATGGTAGTTGGTAAGATCATGTTTCAGGGAAGATGGACTGAACAGTTTCTTGGAAATTACGACATAGCCAACAACGTCATTAAACTGGTACGAGGAACGGAAGAGATCCTAATTGATGGCTTCAAGATCGATGCAGCCGTTCTCGATGATATGAATCTTAAGAACAATTTCCCCGCTGACGAAGATCTCGAGATCACTAAAGCGGATCTGATGGAAGTGATCTATGAAGGCGAAAATTTCTCGTTATTACGTAAATACAATGTGAATTTGCGCGAAGGTCAGATGACCTACTCCAATGCAACTAAAAACGAGTATTATGACAAGACCGATTTCGTAGCTCTTCTTCGGGATGGACAATACACTAAGACCAAAATGAAGAAAAGAGACATTCTGAGATTGTTCGAGGATCAGAAAAAAGAGATCGATAATTATGCTAAGAAGAATAAACTCAAATATGATGAAAAAGAGGACCTGGCCAAGATCCTTGCTTTTGCTGATTCCCTCTGATCTCAAAGACCTAATTTAAATCAAAAAAGCCCTTCAGCAATGAAGGGCTTTTTTATTAGGTACATTATCAGCAGGTACCCTATCTTTCGTTCTAAGAAAAATATTTTTCAATGACTTTAACACAACTCTCATATATAGTAGCGGTTGATAAGTACCGGCATTTTGCAACTGCGGCTCAGAAGATCTACATCACCCAGCCAACCCTTAGTATGCAGATACAAAAGCTGGAGGATGAGCTTGGCGTTCTAATTTTTGACCGGTCCAAGACCCCGGTTATTCCGACTAGCGTCGGTGAACTGATCATTGAACAGGCCAAATCCATATTATCCGGGGCAAAGCATATTGAGGACATTGTCGCAGTAGAGGGAGAGTCACTCAAAGGATCTTTCAGAGTTGGAATTATTCCAACTATAGCTCCTTATCTGGTTCCTTTGTTTCTTCAGAATTTTGTGGAAAAGTACCCGGACGTGGAGCTTACCTTTGAAGAAGCACTTACCAGTGAAGTACTGGAAGGGCTGAATGAAGATCATTTTGATGTTGGCATCATTGCAACACCAACCACTAAGCATCTTTTTGAGGTAGATCTCTATCTGGAGCCCTTTATGGGTTATCTGTCGGCTAAACACGATCTGGCCGGAAAAGATGAGATTTGCATTGACGATCTATATAAAGAAGACCTCTGGCTATTGAATGAAGGACATTGTTTTCGAGACCAGACCATGAAGATCTGCAAAAAGAACAACGAGAGTAAAAACAAGACCCCCATTACCTTCGAAAGCGGTAATTTAGAAACCCTCAAAAGGCTGGTAGAAAAAGACTTCGGGATCACACTGATGCCTTACCTGGCTGTGAATGATCATGACAAAACCTGTGCCAACGGAGTCGTTAAGGAATTCATGGACCCAGTGCCTAGCCGCAAGGTCAGACTCGTTTACAGCAGGGAATTTCTGAAAAAAAATCTGATCGAGTCCTTTTCGCAAGTCATACGAACCTCTATCCCTGATGAATTACAGGAAGCCAAAGACACCTTGATCGTGGAATGATCCGAAACCTGCCCCATTCGAACAAAGCGATCAAAATCTCGGTTGTTTAAACTGCACAGAAAAGAATTCCCGACATCAACTCATTTATTTAGAGCAATATTTTAATGGAACACAGTACCACTCTCTGGATTCTTTTTAACGCTTTTATCGTATCGATGCTGATCGTGGATCTTGCTGTGTTTAACAGAAAAGAGCATGAGATCAGTATTAAAGAATCACTGGTATGGACCGGTATATGGATCTTTATATCAGTTATTTTCGGTATTGGACTGTACTTTTACATGGATCCGGCAAGCTCTCTGGACTTCTTCACAGGCTATCTGATCGAGAAATCCTTGAGTATTGATAACATCTTTGTATTCATTCTTGTATTCGCCTATTTCGGAGTAAATCCTGAGTATCAGCACAAGGTTCTCTTCTGGGGAATCTTCGGCGCACTGGTCCTTCGCTTTCTGTTTATTTTTGCCGGTGTAGCTCTGATCGAAAGATTCGAATGGATCGTTTATATATTCGGGGCATTCCTGGTTTACACCGGTATAAAAATGGCCCTTGAACAGGATAAAGAGGTCAACCCGGAAAAAAATCCGATCCTTAAACTGACCAGAAAAATCCTTCCGGTAACCAATAAATTTCACGGTGCTGATTTCTTTACCAGGATCGATGGTAAGCTCATGGCCACACCTCTGTTTGTGGTACTCATTGTGATCGAGACCACAGATGTTGTGTTTGCTGTGGATTCCATTCCTGCTATCCTTGCTATTACCACCGATCAGTTCATTGTGTATTCTTCGAATGCTTTTGCGATTCTGGGACTCAGAGCTTTGTACTTTGCTCTTGCAGGCGTAATGAAGATCTTTCATTATCTGCATTATGGGCTGGCAGCAATTCTTTCATTTGTGGGAATCAAAATGATCATTGCTGAATGGTATCATGTACCCACTCCATATGCCTTAGGTTTTGTGGCACTGGCACTGAGTTTATCCATTGGTCTGTCTCTCGCATTTCCAAAGACCTTCGAGGATTTTGAGGGAGAAGATGCGGAAGACCAAAGTACGAATACAGAGGACCGAAGCTAAACCGTCCTTTAATTTCTGTCGAAACAAGCAAGAGGATCATGAAGCCTGAATTCCAGGTATTCGAGTAATTCCGCTCCGTCTCGGGCCTTCTACTATTTAAGTTTATCAGATGTATACAGACTTTTTAATATCTAGCTAATCATTCCATATTCTTATAAACCCGGCCCTGCTTCATCACGAACTTTACATTTTCGAGGGTTCGGATATCCTCCAGAGGATTTGCATCTACTGCAATAATATCTGCCAGCATTCCTTCTTTGATCTCCCCTACCTCACCTTCCATATTGATTAGTTTAGCCGGTATAATAGTAGCCGCACGAAGGGCTTCACTGTTAGACATTCCCTGATTCATCATTGCTGTTAACTCGTATGCATTATTACCATGAGGAATCAGTGGTGAATCGGTTCCAAGGGCAACCAGAACACCTGCTGATATTGCTTTCCGCAGCGACTCTTTCGCCAGTGGGTCTACATATTCTGCTTTTGCTTTCTTCTTTGGGGGCAGCA
This genomic window contains:
- a CDS encoding acylphosphatase, with the protein product MTGITSIQLIIDGRVQGVGFRNFTRRKARSLGIKGWVRNLNDGRVEVQAQGDENAIRQFIDQLHEGPPASYVKKIDRQEIHSDSDLGPFSVRY
- a CDS encoding LysR substrate-binding domain-containing protein yields the protein MTLTQLSYIVAVDKYRHFATAAQKIYITQPTLSMQIQKLEDELGVLIFDRSKTPVIPTSVGELIIEQAKSILSGAKHIEDIVAVEGESLKGSFRVGIIPTIAPYLVPLFLQNFVEKYPDVELTFEEALTSEVLEGLNEDHFDVGIIATPTTKHLFEVDLYLEPFMGYLSAKHDLAGKDEICIDDLYKEDLWLLNEGHCFRDQTMKICKKNNESKNKTPITFESGNLETLKRLVEKDFGITLMPYLAVNDHDKTCANGVVKEFMDPVPSRKVRLVYSREFLKKNLIESFSQVIRTSIPDELQEAKDTLIVE
- a CDS encoding TerC family protein, with product MEHSTTLWILFNAFIVSMLIVDLAVFNRKEHEISIKESLVWTGIWIFISVIFGIGLYFYMDPASSLDFFTGYLIEKSLSIDNIFVFILVFAYFGVNPEYQHKVLFWGIFGALVLRFLFIFAGVALIERFEWIVYIFGAFLVYTGIKMALEQDKEVNPEKNPILKLTRKILPVTNKFHGADFFTRIDGKLMATPLFVVLIVIETTDVVFAVDSIPAILAITTDQFIVYSSNAFAILGLRALYFALAGVMKIFHYLHYGLAAILSFVGIKMIIAEWYHVPTPYALGFVALALSLSIGLSLAFPKTFEDFEGEDAEDQSTNTEDRS